A genomic stretch from Homo sapiens chromosome 14 genomic scaffold, GRCh38.p14 alternate locus group ALT_REF_LOCI_1 HSCHR14_2_CTG1 includes:
- the C14orf180 gene encoding nutritionally-regulated adipose and cardiac enriched protein homolog isoform b (isoform b is encoded by transcript variant 2): MRTAAGAVSPDSRPETRRQTRKNEEAAWGPRVCRAEREDNRKCPPSILKRSRPEHHRPEAKPQRTSRRVWFREPPAVTVHYIADKNATATVRVPGRPRPHGGSLLLQLCVCVLLVLALGLYCGRAKPVATALEDLRARLLGLVLHLRHVALTCWRGLLRL; encoded by the exons ATGAGGACTGCAGCAGGAGCCGTGAGCCCTGACTCCCGGCCAGAGACACGACGTCAGACCAGAAAGAATGAGGAGGCCGCGTGGGGCCCGCGGGTGTGCAGGGCAGAGAGG GAGGACAACAGGAAGTGCCCCCCCTCCATCCTGAAACGGAGCCGGCCGGAGCACCACCGCCCAGAGGCCAAGCCCCAGAGGACCTCGAGGCGCGTGTGGTTCCGAGAACCCCCAGCGGTGACCGTCCACT ACATTGCTGACAAGAACGCCACAGCCACTGTCAGGG TGCCCGGCCGGCCCAGGCCACACGGCGGCTCCCTGCTCCTGCAGCTGTGTGTGTGCGTCCTGCTCGTGCTGGCCCTGGGCCTATACTGCGGCCGGGCCAAGCCCGTGGCAACGGCACTGGAGGACCTGCGGGCCCGGCTCCTCGGCCTTGTCCTGCACCTGCGGCACGTGGCCCTCACCTGCTGGCGCGGCCTCCTGCGGCTCTGA
- the C14orf180 gene encoding nutritionally-regulated adipose and cardiac enriched protein homolog isoform X1: protein MRTAAGAVSPDSRPETRRQTRKNEEAAWGPRVCRAEREDNRKCPPSILKRSRPEHHRPEAKPQRTSRRVWFREPPAVTVHYIADKNATATVRAVCVRPARAGPGPILRPGQARGNGTGGPAGPAPRPCPAPAARGPHLLARPPAALTGRTGRTGRASRRAQALRGLRDSLSPGPAAW, encoded by the exons ATGAGGACTGCAGCAGGAGCCGTGAGCCCTGACTCCCGGCCAGAGACACGACGTCAGACCAGAAAGAATGAGGAGGCCGCGTGGGGCCCGCGGGTGTGCAGGGCAGAGAGG GAGGACAACAGGAAGTGCCCCCCCTCCATCCTGAAACGGAGCCGGCCGGAGCACCACCGCCCAGAGGCCAAGCCCCAGAGGACCTCGAGGCGCGTGTGGTTCCGAGAACCCCCAGCGGTGACCGTCCACT ACATTGCTGACAAGAACGCCACAGCCACTGTCAGGG CTGTGTGTGTGCGTCCTGCTCGTGCTGGCCCTGGGCCTATACTGCGGCCGGGCCAAGCCCGTGGCAACGGCACTGGAGGACCTGCGGGCCCGGCTCCTCGGCCTTGTCCTGCACCTGCGGCACGTGGCCCTCACCTGCTGGCGCGGCCTCCTGCGGCTCTGACGGGCAGGACGGGCAGGACGGGCAGGGCTTCCAGGAGAGCTCAAGCACTCCGGGGGCTCCGAGACAGCCTGAGCCCTGGCCCTGCTGCTTGGTGA